From a region of the Ammospiza caudacuta isolate bAmmCau1 chromosome 36, bAmmCau1.pri, whole genome shotgun sequence genome:
- the TRAPPC1 gene encoding trafficking protein particle complex subunit 1 has product MTIHNLYIFDRSGRCLFYSEWHRRRGPGIPQEEEFKLMFGMLFSLRSFVAKMSPTDMRDGFVSFHTSRYRLHYLETPSGLRLALNTDLGVPSAREALQHIYGNLFVELVVKNPLCPPRAPVQSLLFRQRLDAFVRSLPYFGPRGANS; this is encoded by the exons ATGACCATCCACAACCTGTACATCTTCGACCGCAGCGGCCGCTGCCTCTTCTACAGCGAATGGCACCGGCGGAGGGGCCCCGGCATCCCCCAGGAGGAG GAGTTCAAGCTGATGTTTGGGATGCTTTTCTCGCTTCGCTCCTTCGTGGCCAAGATGAGTCCCACGGACATG CGGGACGGCTTCGTGTCGTTCCACACCAGCCGCTACCGCCTCCATTACCTGGAGACGCCGTCGGGGCTGCGCCTGGCGCTCAACACCGACCTGGGCGTGCCCAGCGCCCGCGAGGCCCTGCAGCACATCTACGGCAAC CTTTTTGTGGAGCTGGTGGTGAAGAACCCGCTGTGCCCGCCCCGGGCGCCCGTGCAGAGCCTCCTGTTCCGGCAGCGCCTCGACGCCTTCGTGCGCAGCCTGCCCTACTTCGGGCCCCGCGGCGCCAACAGCTGA